Proteins from one Streptomyces sp. NBC_00289 genomic window:
- the galE gene encoding UDP-glucose 4-epimerase GalE has product MSGPSTVLVTGGAGFIGSHACAELLDHGYELIVVDDYSNSTPQALARVERIAGRFAGAVYELDIRDRRSLSAVFDRHSVDAVVHFAAFKSVSASVQRPVEYYDANVGGTTALLRTMHEHGVHQLVYSSSCSVYGDAGTGPLDESTPARPTNPYAASKWTCEQILSDVCRRRPEYTVVCLRYFNPVGAHPSGLLGEDPCGVPDNLLPYVAQVAVGRHDRLRVFGTDYPTRDGTAIRDYIHVMDLVEAHRVALDHLADAPGMHVYNLGVGEGSSVLDVVTAFSAACGRRIPYEAAPRRPGDVAELVADARAVTRAWGWHPTRDLDAMCRDAWRFQRLNPQGYAGSARRTESER; this is encoded by the coding sequence ATGAGCGGACCGTCAACCGTCCTCGTCACCGGCGGGGCCGGCTTCATCGGCAGCCATGCCTGCGCAGAACTGCTGGACCACGGATACGAGTTGATCGTGGTCGACGACTACTCGAACAGTACGCCGCAGGCTCTCGCCCGCGTGGAACGGATCGCGGGCCGCTTCGCGGGCGCCGTCTACGAACTGGACATCCGCGACCGGCGCTCCCTCTCCGCGGTCTTCGACCGGCACTCGGTGGACGCCGTCGTGCACTTCGCCGCGTTCAAGAGCGTGAGCGCGTCGGTCCAGCGGCCCGTGGAGTACTACGACGCCAACGTCGGCGGCACGACCGCCCTGCTGCGGACCATGCACGAGCACGGAGTGCACCAGCTCGTGTACTCCTCGTCCTGTTCCGTCTACGGCGACGCCGGCACGGGGCCGCTCGACGAGTCCACCCCCGCCAGGCCCACCAACCCCTACGCGGCCTCCAAGTGGACCTGCGAGCAGATCCTCTCCGACGTCTGCCGCCGCCGCCCCGAGTACACCGTGGTGTGCCTGCGCTACTTCAACCCGGTCGGCGCCCACCCGAGCGGACTGCTCGGCGAGGACCCGTGCGGCGTTCCCGACAACCTCCTGCCGTACGTGGCCCAGGTGGCCGTCGGCCGACACGACAGGCTGCGGGTCTTCGGCACCGACTATCCCACCCGTGACGGGACCGCGATCCGCGACTACATCCACGTCATGGACCTCGTCGAGGCCCACCGGGTCGCGCTCGACCACCTCGCCGACGCGCCGGGTATGCACGTGTACAACCTCGGGGTCGGCGAGGGCAGTTCCGTGCTCGACGTCGTCACCGCGTTCTCCGCCGCCTGCGGCAGGCGGATTCCCTACGAGGCCGCGCCGCGCCGGCCGGGCGACGTGGCGGAACTCGTCGCCGACGCGCGTGCCGTGACCCGTGCCTGGGGGTGGCACCCCACCCGTGACCTCGACGCCATGTGCCGGGACGCCTGGCGGTTCCAGCGGCTCAATCCGCAGGGCTATGCCGGGTCCGCGCGGCGGACGGAGAGTGAGAGATGA